A section of the Pedobacter sp. HDW13 genome encodes:
- the lpxB gene encoding lipid-A-disaccharide synthase: protein MKYYLVAGEASGDLHGANLMKALKAEDGGAVFRYFGGDKMAAEGGELVKHYADMAFMGFTEVVLNLRTIFKNLSACKQDLLAWKPDVLILIDFPGFNLKIAEFAKAHGIKVCYYISPKVWAWNQKRVLKIKRVVDHMFCILPFEVDFYKSWGMQVDYIGNPLLDEIAQFTPDPVFRGKHQLGDKKIIALLPGSRKQEIERLLPVMLSVVENHNDYTFVIAAAPTFTDQYYHQFTGDKKVVLVFNNTYNLLHQAHAAIVASGTATLETALFKVPQVVVYKGGTISIAIARLLVKIKFISLVNLIVDKKIVTELIQEDCNTPKIDEELGLILGGAGRSEMLAGYDELLKLMGKPGASAKTAKLIKGYLSA, encoded by the coding sequence ATGAAATACTACCTCGTAGCCGGAGAAGCATCAGGCGATTTACACGGTGCAAACCTAATGAAAGCATTAAAAGCTGAAGATGGTGGAGCTGTATTCCGTTACTTTGGTGGCGATAAAATGGCTGCCGAAGGAGGGGAGCTGGTAAAACATTATGCCGATATGGCTTTTATGGGCTTTACCGAAGTAGTTTTAAACCTGCGTACTATTTTTAAAAACCTTAGCGCCTGTAAACAAGATTTGTTAGCCTGGAAACCTGATGTGTTGATTCTGATCGATTTTCCGGGTTTTAACCTCAAAATTGCAGAGTTTGCCAAAGCACATGGCATAAAGGTTTGTTACTATATTTCGCCAAAGGTTTGGGCCTGGAACCAGAAACGGGTACTCAAAATTAAAAGAGTTGTAGATCATATGTTCTGCATTTTGCCATTCGAGGTAGATTTTTACAAAAGCTGGGGCATGCAGGTAGATTATATTGGCAACCCTTTGTTAGATGAAATTGCACAGTTCACACCCGATCCTGTCTTTCGCGGAAAGCACCAGCTAGGCGATAAAAAAATTATTGCATTATTGCCTGGAAGCCGGAAGCAGGAAATAGAACGATTGCTCCCGGTAATGCTGAGTGTGGTCGAAAATCATAATGATTATACCTTTGTAATTGCTGCTGCACCAACCTTTACAGACCAATATTATCATCAGTTTACTGGCGACAAAAAAGTAGTTTTAGTTTTTAACAATACTTACAACCTGTTACACCAAGCACATGCTGCAATTGTAGCATCGGGTACGGCTACTCTAGAAACAGCCTTGTTTAAAGTGCCTCAGGTGGTGGTTTATAAAGGTGGTACCATTTCTATTGCCATTGCGCGCTTGCTGGTAAAAATTAAGTTTATTTCGCTTGTAAACCTCATCGTAGATAAAAAAATCGTGACCGAGCTAATTCAGGAAGATTGCAATACCCCAAAAATAGACGAAGAGTTAGGTTTAATACTTGGAGGTGCAGGCAGAAGTGAAATGCTGGCGGGTTACGACGAACTTTTAAAATTGATGGGAAAACCTGGCGCATCGGCTAAAACAGCAAAACTGATTAAAGGTTATCTATCTGCGTAA
- a CDS encoding stationary phase survival protein SurE, which translates to MNDRLKALNNSVWVGLAIGLLVPVILCSLALYIIHHVASLTKADLLYIGGIAVNAYTMQYFFKYNKENIGRGILAATFLCAFAFFAYKVF; encoded by the coding sequence ATGAACGATCGATTAAAAGCATTGAATAATTCGGTATGGGTTGGTTTGGCAATTGGTTTACTGGTACCGGTAATTTTATGTTCCCTTGCCTTGTATATTATTCACCATGTAGCTTCTTTAACCAAAGCCGATTTGTTATACATTGGTGGCATTGCCGTAAACGCATATACCATGCAATATTTTTTTAAATACAATAAAGAAAATATTGGAAGAGGCATACTGGCCGCTACATTTTTGTGTGCCTTTGCCTTTTTTGCCTACAAAGTCTTTTAG
- the surE gene encoding 5'/3'-nucleotidase SurE, with translation MTKQGTKPNILVVNDDGITATGIKNLMEVMQELGNVVVVAPDSPQSGMGHAITIGKPIRFDKVDLYEGVEMYKCSGTPVDCVKIAVNKIFKGKKPDLCVSGINHGLNNSVNVLYSGTMSAAVEGAIEKIPSVGFSLDDFAADADFSHTKPYIKNICEQLLENGLPEGTLLNVNFPKGDNLKGVKVCRQANAKWMEEFEERTDPYKRPYYWLTGVFENFDKGEDTDVWALENGYVSIVPVQFDLTAHHAIQTLNTWNFTGGKDSKQVGIATKVSAPDGINLG, from the coding sequence ATGACAAAGCAGGGCACAAAACCAAATATTTTAGTTGTAAACGACGATGGAATTACAGCTACTGGTATAAAGAATTTAATGGAAGTAATGCAAGAGCTGGGCAATGTGGTTGTGGTAGCTCCCGATAGTCCACAGAGTGGAATGGGGCACGCTATTACCATTGGCAAACCGATTCGTTTTGATAAAGTTGATCTATATGAAGGCGTTGAGATGTATAAATGCAGCGGTACACCTGTTGATTGCGTTAAAATTGCTGTAAATAAAATTTTTAAAGGTAAAAAGCCCGATTTGTGTGTATCCGGAATTAACCATGGTTTAAATAATTCGGTTAATGTACTGTATTCTGGTACCATGTCAGCTGCAGTTGAAGGAGCTATTGAAAAAATACCATCAGTTGGTTTCTCTTTAGATGATTTTGCTGCTGATGCTGATTTTAGTCATACCAAACCTTATATAAAAAATATTTGCGAGCAGCTTCTTGAAAACGGTTTGCCGGAAGGCACCCTTTTAAATGTTAATTTTCCCAAAGGAGATAACCTGAAAGGGGTTAAAGTTTGCCGCCAGGCCAATGCCAAGTGGATGGAGGAGTTTGAAGAAAGAACCGATCCATACAAACGTCCGTATTACTGGCTTACGGGTGTTTTCGAAAACTTTGATAAAGGAGAAGATACCGATGTTTGGGCTTTAGAAAACGGCTACGTATCTATTGTTCCGGTACAGTTCGATTTAACCGCGCACCATGCCATCCAAACGCTAAACACCTGGAATTTTACTGGTGGAAAAGATTCTAAACAGGTAGGCATTGCCACCAAGGTTTCTGCACCCGATGGCATTAATTTAGGTTAA
- a CDS encoding pitrilysin family protein: MKFKLFTLACFLITGSIAKAQTTYQWKTGTSGGFTYKYVTNDPTKTRFYTLKNGLTVILSQNNKEPNITYKMAVRAGSNTDPRTNTGLAHYLEHLLFKGTDKFGTLNYAKEKPLLDKIESLYEVYNKTTDPAKRKEIYKEIDKTSGEASNYSIANEYDKMMKSIGSGSTNAHTSVEETVYEEDLPSNAIDKFLAVQAERFRAPVFRIFHTELEAVYEEKNIGMDNDGRKMYEKMLYSLFPTHNYGQQTTIGTIEHLKNPSLIEIRKYYNKYYVPNNMALIMSGDINYDELIKKIDKDFAYMVPKPFTLYNPAPEKPLTQIQTVDIYGPSAENLYVAYRGFAQNTRQSLLLDLIGSILSNGKAGLMDININKQQKMLRAGAGYNSMKDYGIFILSGSPKAGQSLEEAQKLLLEQVELLKKGEFDESLIKATVANIKLAELQGFDNNDVRADATMNAFIQNRGAEWDKTLASTDAMAKITKKEIVDFANKFFINNYVSILKHKGEDKSIVKVEKPTITAVKTNVNEVSPFTKNIIAAPVKPIAPKFLDYTKDLNFGKAGIADVIAVQNAENGIFRMSYRFDMGSYNYKLLPYASQYLSFLSTDKYSAEDISKAFYNIACSYSINVSNDVTTVSISGLQENFDKAVALVEDVLANCKPNEKALEDLKGRLLKSRENAKLNKSSILGGLMSYAQFGAVNPFNYGLTNDEIKNMKSADLIYILHNLTNYKHTITYYGPKTLAAFSADIVKAHPLAKEFTDAAPIKKFTYTKTDSTKVYFADYDMVQAEIRWVRNAGLYDPANSAKIALFNNYFGGGMGSVVFQTIRESKALAYSTFAVYSSPNSKDKENAIIAYVGTQADKMNDAVAGMNDLLTTLPESDKSFALSKTNSLNGLETSRITKDGIIYSYLSDKKLGFDHDSRIDEYANLKPLTFNDVKSFHQTNLSGKPYSYCIVASEKKINMADLAKFGPVTKLSLEQIFGY; this comes from the coding sequence ATGAAATTCAAACTATTTACTTTGGCTTGTTTTCTGATTACGGGTTCTATTGCGAAAGCACAGACCACCTATCAATGGAAAACAGGGACCTCGGGCGGATTTACGTATAAATATGTAACCAACGACCCGACTAAGACACGTTTTTACACGCTAAAAAACGGTTTGACAGTAATCTTATCGCAAAACAACAAAGAGCCTAACATTACCTACAAAATGGCAGTTAGGGCGGGTAGTAACACCGACCCTCGCACCAATACAGGTTTGGCGCACTATTTAGAGCATCTTTTGTTTAAAGGAACCGATAAGTTTGGAACGCTGAACTATGCCAAAGAAAAACCACTTTTGGATAAAATCGAATCGCTTTACGAGGTTTATAACAAAACTACCGATCCGGCTAAGCGTAAAGAAATTTACAAAGAGATAGATAAAACTTCGGGCGAAGCATCTAACTATTCGATTGCGAATGAGTACGATAAGATGATGAAATCGATCGGCAGCGGCTCTACAAATGCACATACTTCTGTAGAAGAAACTGTTTACGAAGAAGATCTTCCATCAAATGCTATCGATAAGTTTCTTGCAGTACAGGCTGAGCGTTTCCGCGCACCGGTTTTCCGTATTTTCCACACCGAGTTAGAAGCGGTATACGAAGAGAAAAACATCGGTATGGATAATGATGGACGTAAAATGTACGAAAAAATGCTTTACTCATTGTTTCCTACCCACAATTACGGTCAACAAACCACTATTGGTACCATTGAGCATTTAAAAAACCCTTCATTAATCGAAATCAGAAAATATTACAACAAATATTATGTACCAAATAACATGGCCTTAATCATGTCGGGTGATATTAATTATGATGAGTTGATTAAAAAAATCGATAAAGATTTTGCTTACATGGTTCCTAAACCATTTACGCTTTATAATCCTGCTCCCGAAAAACCTTTAACCCAGATACAAACAGTTGATATTTACGGTCCTAGTGCCGAGAATTTATATGTTGCTTACAGAGGTTTTGCACAAAACACTCGCCAAAGCTTATTGTTAGATTTAATCGGCAGCATTTTATCTAATGGTAAAGCTGGTTTAATGGATATTAACATCAACAAACAACAAAAAATGTTGCGTGCAGGTGCGGGTTATAATTCGATGAAAGATTACGGTATTTTCATTTTATCGGGATCGCCAAAAGCAGGACAAAGTTTAGAAGAAGCTCAAAAATTGTTATTAGAGCAAGTAGAACTGCTTAAAAAAGGCGAGTTTGATGAAAGCCTGATTAAAGCAACTGTAGCTAACATTAAACTGGCCGAATTGCAAGGGTTTGATAATAATGATGTACGTGCTGATGCTACCATGAATGCCTTTATCCAGAACAGAGGCGCTGAGTGGGACAAAACATTGGCTTCTACTGATGCCATGGCTAAAATAACCAAAAAGGAAATTGTAGATTTTGCCAATAAATTTTTCATCAACAACTATGTTTCTATACTGAAACATAAAGGTGAAGATAAAAGCATTGTTAAAGTAGAAAAACCTACAATTACAGCTGTTAAAACCAATGTAAACGAAGTTTCTCCTTTTACAAAAAACATTATTGCTGCTCCGGTAAAACCAATTGCACCTAAATTTTTAGATTATACTAAAGACCTTAATTTCGGCAAAGCAGGTATTGCCGATGTAATTGCTGTACAAAATGCCGAAAACGGAATTTTCCGTATGAGCTATCGTTTTGATATGGGTTCTTACAATTACAAACTGTTGCCCTATGCTTCGCAATATTTATCTTTCTTAAGCACTGATAAATATTCGGCAGAAGATATTAGCAAAGCATTTTACAACATTGCATGTAGCTATAGCATAAACGTTAGTAATGATGTAACAACGGTATCAATTAGTGGTTTACAAGAGAATTTCGACAAAGCTGTAGCTTTGGTAGAAGATGTTTTGGCGAACTGCAAACCAAACGAAAAAGCTTTAGAAGATTTAAAAGGCCGTTTGTTAAAATCGAGAGAAAACGCAAAGCTGAACAAATCATCAATCCTTGGTGGTTTAATGAGTTATGCACAGTTTGGTGCGGTTAATCCTTTCAACTACGGTTTAACAAACGATGAAATCAAGAACATGAAATCGGCTGATCTGATTTACATCTTGCATAATCTAACCAATTACAAACACACCATTACTTATTACGGTCCTAAAACGCTAGCTGCATTCTCGGCCGATATTGTGAAGGCACATCCTTTGGCAAAAGAATTTACTGATGCTGCGCCGATTAAGAAATTTACCTATACCAAAACCGATTCGACTAAAGTTTACTTTGCTGATTATGATATGGTTCAGGCAGAAATTCGTTGGGTGCGCAATGCTGGTTTATATGATCCGGCTAATTCAGCAAAAATTGCTTTATTCAACAATTATTTTGGCGGCGGTATGGGTTCGGTAGTATTCCAAACCATCCGCGAATCTAAAGCTCTAGCTTATTCTACTTTCGCAGTATATTCTTCGCCAAACAGTAAGGATAAAGAAAATGCAATTATTGCATACGTAGGTACACAGGCTGATAAAATGAACGATGCAGTAGCAGGAATGAATGATTTGTTAACTACTTTACCAGAGTCTGATAAATCGTTCGCACTTTCTAAAACCAACTCATTAAATGGCTTAGAAACCAGCCGTATTACCAAAGATGGCATCATTTACAGCTATCTTTCGGATAAAAAACTTGGTTTCGACCACGATTCGAGAATTGATGAGTATGCTAACTTAAAACCGCTAACCTTCAATGATGTAAAATCATTCCACCAGACTAATCTTTCGGGCAAGCCTTACAGCTATTGTATTGTTGCTTCTGAAAAGAAAATCAACATGGCCGATTTAGCCAAGTTTGGTCCGGTAACTAAATTAAGCCTGGAGCAAATTTTTGGATACTAA
- a CDS encoding LLM class flavin-dependent oxidoreductase, with protein MDSNLLKNIPFSVLDLATVLDGHTAADTFKTSLALAKQSEDLGYRRYWFAEHHNMAGVASSATAVLIGFIAGGTKSIRVGSGGIMLPNHAPLIVAEQFGTLASLYPNRIDLGLGRAPGTDQVTAMAIRGENMHAVHSFPNDIDKLQRLFSAENNKASVRAIPGEGLDIPIWVLGSSTDSARLAAEKGLPYAFASHFAPAYFEQAIAIYRNNFKPSQFLSAPYVMACVNVVAADTDAEANRLATSVKRMFLGVITGKRELLKPAVDNIDLYWDQLEKEAVEQMLYYSFIGSTETIKGELNSFISKHGVNEIMSTSHIYDHQSKLHSNKLFASVFG; from the coding sequence ATGGATTCGAATTTATTAAAAAATATACCTTTCTCTGTGCTCGATCTGGCCACCGTTTTAGATGGACATACCGCCGCCGATACTTTTAAGACAAGTTTAGCACTGGCTAAACAATCAGAAGATTTGGGCTACCGGCGTTACTGGTTTGCCGAACACCACAATATGGCTGGGGTAGCCAGTTCGGCTACAGCTGTGTTAATTGGCTTTATTGCGGGTGGGACAAAATCAATTCGCGTTGGTTCAGGCGGTATTATGTTGCCTAACCACGCACCATTAATTGTAGCCGAGCAGTTTGGTACGCTGGCTTCGCTTTATCCAAACCGCATAGATTTGGGCCTGGGCAGGGCGCCTGGTACCGATCAGGTTACTGCAATGGCCATCAGAGGCGAAAATATGCATGCCGTGCACAGTTTTCCTAATGATATTGATAAGTTGCAGAGGTTGTTCTCGGCCGAAAACAATAAGGCTAGTGTACGCGCTATTCCTGGCGAAGGACTAGATATTCCGATTTGGGTTTTAGGATCGAGTACAGATAGTGCCAGACTTGCAGCAGAAAAAGGTTTGCCATATGCTTTTGCAAGTCACTTTGCTCCTGCTTACTTTGAGCAGGCCATTGCTATTTACCGCAATAACTTTAAGCCTTCTCAGTTTTTGTCAGCGCCCTATGTCATGGCCTGTGTAAATGTGGTAGCTGCCGATACCGATGCCGAAGCCAATCGTTTAGCCACTTCTGTTAAAAGAATGTTTTTAGGCGTAATTACCGGCAAAAGAGAGCTGTTAAAACCAGCAGTTGATAATATTGACCTATATTGGGATCAGCTTGAAAAGGAAGCGGTAGAACAAATGTTGTACTATTCTTTTATTGGAAGTACCGAAACTATAAAAGGAGAGTTGAATAGCTTCATTTCAAAACATGGGGTTAACGAAATCATGAGTACTTCGCATATTTACGATCACCAGTCAAAATTGCATTCGAATAAACTATTTGCCAGTGTTTTCGGATAA
- a CDS encoding CsbD family protein: MDKLELKGKWNEIKGKVKQAYADLTDDDLKHEEGQDDELLGKLQQKTGKGREELVKWINSL; encoded by the coding sequence ATGGATAAGTTAGAATTAAAAGGAAAGTGGAATGAAATAAAAGGGAAAGTTAAACAGGCTTATGCCGATTTAACTGACGATGATTTGAAACATGAGGAAGGGCAGGATGATGAGTTGTTAGGGAAGCTGCAACAAAAAACGGGAAAAGGTAGAGAGGAACTGGTGAAATGGATAAATTCCCTTTAA
- the acs gene encoding acetate--CoA ligase, whose protein sequence is MQITSFKQYEEDYKKSVENPEQFWGEVAQNFQWRKPWFKVLSWNFNEPNIKWFEGAKLNITENCLDRHLALNGDKPAIVWEPNNPEEESVTYTYKMLHERVCRFANVLKRNGAKKGDRICIYMPMVPELAIAVLACARIGAVHSVIFGGFSAKSIADRINDSKCKLVITADGSYRGNKQIPLKDVIDDALIGCPTVEKCIVLTHIRTPVSMLKGRDVWWEDEVKHVNDICEAEEMDAEDMLFILYTSGSTGKPKGVVHTCGGYMVYAGYTFSNVFNYKPGEVYFCTADIGWITGHSYIVYGPLSQGATSVLFEGIPTYPTPSRFWDVVEKHKVNTLYTAPTAIRSLMSYGDEPLNGKDLSSIRVLGSVGEPINEEAWHWFDEKIGKGNAPIVDTWWQTETGGIMISPIATVTPTKPSFATLPLPGIQPILVDENGKEVEGNDVMGNLCIKFPWPGMLRTTYGDHERCKQTYFSTYENLYFTGDGCLRDADGYYRITGRVDDVLNVSGHRIGTAEVENAINMHAGVVESAVVGYPHDVKGQGIYAFVIYPEMHGEADLSKKDILQTVTRVIGAIAKPDKILFVSGLPKTRSGKIMRRILRKIAEGDTSNLGDTSTLLDPAVVEEIIEAAKALK, encoded by the coding sequence ATGCAAATTACATCTTTTAAGCAATACGAAGAAGATTATAAGAAAAGCGTAGAAAATCCTGAACAGTTTTGGGGTGAGGTTGCGCAAAATTTTCAATGGCGCAAACCTTGGTTCAAGGTGTTATCGTGGAACTTTAACGAACCGAATATCAAATGGTTCGAAGGGGCTAAGCTTAATATCACTGAAAATTGTTTAGATCGTCATCTTGCGCTCAATGGCGATAAACCAGCTATTGTCTGGGAACCGAATAACCCGGAAGAAGAGTCGGTTACCTATACCTACAAAATGTTGCACGAGCGCGTTTGCCGCTTTGCCAACGTATTAAAACGCAATGGTGCCAAAAAAGGCGATCGTATTTGTATTTACATGCCTATGGTGCCCGAGCTGGCTATCGCAGTTTTGGCTTGTGCACGTATCGGTGCTGTTCACTCGGTTATTTTCGGTGGTTTTTCTGCCAAATCTATTGCCGATCGTATTAATGATTCGAAATGTAAACTGGTAATTACTGCTGATGGTTCGTACCGCGGCAACAAACAGATTCCACTTAAAGATGTAATAGACGATGCTTTAATTGGCTGTCCAACTGTAGAAAAATGTATTGTATTAACGCATATCCGCACTCCTGTTTCGATGCTAAAAGGGAGGGATGTATGGTGGGAAGATGAGGTAAAACACGTTAACGACATTTGTGAAGCAGAAGAAATGGATGCAGAGGATATGCTTTTCATCCTTTACACTTCCGGTTCTACCGGCAAGCCTAAAGGTGTGGTACATACCTGTGGTGGCTATATGGTGTATGCAGGTTATACTTTCTCAAATGTATTTAACTATAAGCCGGGCGAAGTTTATTTCTGTACAGCAGATATTGGCTGGATTACCGGTCACTCTTACATTGTTTACGGGCCACTTTCGCAAGGTGCTACTTCTGTATTGTTCGAGGGAATACCTACCTATCCAACGCCATCACGTTTTTGGGATGTTGTAGAAAAACACAAAGTAAATACTTTATATACTGCGCCAACCGCTATCCGCTCTTTAATGAGTTACGGCGATGAACCATTAAATGGAAAAGATCTTAGTAGCATCAGGGTATTGGGATCGGTAGGAGAGCCAATTAACGAAGAAGCGTGGCATTGGTTTGATGAGAAAATTGGTAAGGGAAATGCACCAATAGTAGATACCTGGTGGCAAACTGAAACCGGGGGGATTATGATTTCGCCAATTGCAACTGTAACCCCAACAAAACCAAGTTTTGCTACTTTGCCTTTACCCGGTATTCAACCCATTTTAGTTGATGAGAACGGCAAGGAAGTAGAAGGAAACGATGTAATGGGTAACCTGTGTATTAAGTTCCCATGGCCGGGTATGTTGCGTACCACTTATGGCGACCATGAGCGTTGCAAACAGACTTATTTTTCTACTTACGAAAACCTATATTTCACAGGTGATGGTTGTTTACGCGATGCCGATGGTTATTACCGTATTACTGGCCGCGTTGATGATGTATTAAACGTTTCGGGGCACCGGATTGGTACTGCCGAGGTAGAAAATGCAATTAACATGCACGCTGGCGTAGTTGAAAGTGCCGTTGTGGGTTATCCACATGATGTAAAAGGACAGGGTATTTATGCCTTCGTAATTTATCCTGAAATGCATGGCGAAGCCGATTTATCGAAAAAGGATATCCTGCAAACCGTTACCCGTGTAATTGGTGCGATTGCCAAGCCCGATAAGATTTTATTTGTATCTGGATTACCAAAAACCCGGTCGGGTAAAATAATGCGTAGGATATTACGTAAAATAGCCGAAGGTGATACTAGTAATTTAGGCGATACATCTACTTTGTTAGATCCTGCGGTGGTAGAAGAAATTATCGAAGCAGCCAAAGCCTTAAAATAG
- the rpmB gene encoding 50S ribosomal protein L28, translating into MSRVCDLTGKMAMKGNNVSHSNVKTKRKFYPNLKLQKFYIPEEDRWITLKVSTSAIKTINKVGISEAINRFVKKGFL; encoded by the coding sequence ATGTCAAGAGTTTGTGATTTAACAGGAAAAATGGCAATGAAAGGTAATAACGTATCACACTCGAACGTTAAAACCAAACGCAAATTTTATCCGAATTTGAAACTTCAGAAATTTTATATCCCTGAAGAAGACCGTTGGATTACGTTGAAAGTTTCTACTTCAGCGATTAAAACCATCAATAAAGTGGGTATTAGCGAAGCAATCAACCGTTTCGTAAAAAAAGGATTTTTGTAA
- the rpmG gene encoding 50S ribosomal protein L33 produces MAKKGNRVQVILECTEHKESGMPGMSRYISTKNRKNTTERLELKKFNPVLRKVTVHKEIK; encoded by the coding sequence ATGGCAAAAAAAGGTAACAGAGTTCAGGTTATTTTAGAATGTACTGAGCACAAAGAAAGTGGCATGCCAGGTATGTCTAGGTACATTTCTACCAAAAACCGTAAAAACACTACTGAGCGTTTAGAATTGAAAAAATTCAACCCGGTATTGAGAAAAGTAACCGTACATAAAGAGATTAAATAA
- a CDS encoding DUF4295 domain-containing protein: MAKKVVATLKTGTGKEYSKVITMVKSPKTGAYSFKELIVHNDHVKDAIASK, encoded by the coding sequence ATGGCAAAGAAAGTAGTTGCAACCCTTAAAACAGGTACAGGTAAAGAATATTCGAAAGTAATTACAATGGTAAAATCACCTAAAACTGGTGCTTACTCATTCAAAGAGCTTATCGTACACAACGACCACGTAAAAGATGCTATTGCATCTAAATAA
- the ftsY gene encoding signal recognition particle-docking protein FtsY: MGLFDFFKKKETAPEAQEALDKGLEKTKDGFFNKITKAVAGKSSVDDEVLDNLEEVLVTSDVGVSTTLKIIKRIEDRVSRDKYLNTSELNFILRDEIQLLLSENNSNDFRQFEYGNHKPYVIMVVGVNGVGKTTTIGKLAHKLKESGLKVVLGAADTFRAAAVDQIKLWGERVGVRVVAQAMGSDPASVAFDTLQSAVANNEDVVIIDTAGRLHNKIGLMNELGKIKQVMQKVVPGAPHEILLVLDASTGQNAFEQCKQFTEATDVNALAITKLDGTAKGGVVIGISDQFKIPVKYIGVGEKINDLQLFDKKEFVNSLFK, encoded by the coding sequence ATGGGTTTATTTGATTTTTTCAAAAAGAAAGAAACTGCACCTGAGGCTCAGGAAGCCTTAGATAAGGGTTTAGAGAAAACAAAAGACGGTTTCTTTAATAAAATTACCAAAGCTGTTGCCGGAAAATCTTCTGTTGATGATGAGGTACTCGATAACCTGGAAGAAGTTCTGGTAACCTCTGATGTAGGAGTAAGTACAACCTTAAAAATCATTAAACGTATTGAAGACCGTGTTTCGCGGGATAAATACCTGAACACGTCTGAACTGAATTTTATTTTACGTGATGAAATTCAATTGCTGTTATCAGAAAACAACAGTAACGATTTCCGCCAGTTTGAATATGGCAACCACAAGCCCTATGTAATTATGGTTGTTGGTGTAAATGGGGTAGGTAAAACCACTACCATTGGTAAACTGGCTCATAAACTTAAAGAATCGGGACTTAAAGTTGTTTTAGGTGCTGCCGATACTTTCAGAGCTGCCGCAGTTGATCAGATTAAACTTTGGGGAGAGCGCGTAGGCGTAAGAGTTGTAGCCCAGGCCATGGGATCAGATCCTGCCTCTGTAGCTTTCGACACCCTACAATCAGCTGTCGCCAACAACGAAGATGTAGTAATTATCGATACTGCCGGCCGTTTGCATAACAAAATTGGTTTGATGAACGAGTTGGGCAAAATTAAACAGGTAATGCAAAAAGTGGTTCCAGGTGCGCCACATGAAATATTATTGGTACTGGATGCCTCGACTGGCCAGAATGCCTTTGAACAGTGTAAACAGTTTACCGAAGCTACCGATGTAAACGCTTTAGCCATTACGAAATTAGATGGAACAGCTAAAGGTGGCGTGGTAATCGGGATCTCGGATCAGTTTAAAATTCCGGTTAAATATATCGGCGTAGGCGAAAAGATAAACGACTTACAACTCTTCGATAAAAAGGAGTTTGTGAATAGTTTATTTAAGTAA